A portion of the Paenibacillus sp. PvR098 genome contains these proteins:
- a CDS encoding FecR family protein, which yields MGKANQLIMKKRASAFVWVLVFVIVNSMVSAALAQPVQAKSVRAATVVEVNGNVTYTKSGGSKSHRAYSNLNLNQGDSISTGPSASVVLRIVDRNDELTIGSSAEVYIADLLEEAGGKKSKVKTWAGSMWTKVKSLVSSEDEFEVETPTAVMGVRGTQYMTIVDPITGRTTMYVAAGIVRATTIPSPDREGNLPQGGKLVSVYPAQQINLDSSTDISDLRLMVDYVDVQSIIQSASPRVLEAFIRSIPEIQQENNEIKRQLQEQYNQGIQRPDKRSSLLFPDQDELDKVKKNFDNVLPHLAKAAVDEGKVNRSIIDDVNGQIDDPAKKLDLTQLPMIDSTAGLDPEIERIKQGERSNASASAFFERNQMEQNRQSLSRISAQLERDMNRLAEANQQAEDAANQRASEALMSAMTPSERQEFLENQMKNEEQINPTAPMGGGGSSGGGGSVEDEPHPVKPVVSVKQNGLPVNGSVNVDLEMQHFKETEPFYAVEAHLVYNRGELNYVQTTKFNNAAGTVFQNRQAAETVTQHSGETQKELIYAASQYENSPNSVDNIKLDGNGLLARIPLQVMNLAGNTAKVELAYVKVVNKEGHTVYEMTAPYSITITTK from the coding sequence GTGGGGAAAGCGAATCAGTTAATAATGAAAAAAAGGGCATCTGCGTTCGTGTGGGTATTGGTGTTCGTTATTGTGAACTCCATGGTATCAGCGGCATTGGCCCAGCCCGTTCAGGCGAAAAGCGTGCGTGCTGCAACTGTAGTTGAAGTCAATGGGAATGTAACCTACACCAAATCCGGCGGTTCCAAGTCACACCGCGCATACTCGAATTTGAACCTGAACCAAGGCGACTCGATCTCGACAGGACCTTCCGCCTCCGTCGTGTTGCGTATCGTGGATCGAAATGACGAACTGACGATTGGTTCGAGCGCGGAAGTATACATAGCGGATTTACTTGAGGAGGCCGGCGGCAAAAAATCCAAGGTGAAAACATGGGCCGGCTCGATGTGGACAAAGGTAAAATCGCTGGTAAGCTCGGAGGATGAGTTCGAGGTGGAGACGCCTACAGCTGTCATGGGTGTTCGGGGAACGCAGTATATGACGATAGTAGACCCGATTACCGGAAGAACGACCATGTATGTGGCTGCAGGTATCGTGCGTGCAACGACGATCCCCTCACCAGATAGAGAAGGAAATCTTCCCCAAGGGGGCAAACTCGTTTCGGTTTATCCTGCCCAGCAGATCAATTTAGATTCGAGTACGGATATCTCCGATTTAAGATTGATGGTGGATTATGTGGACGTTCAATCTATTATCCAATCCGCATCGCCTCGGGTATTAGAAGCTTTTATTAGAAGCATTCCAGAAATTCAGCAGGAAAACAATGAAATCAAAAGACAGCTTCAAGAACAATACAATCAAGGTATTCAGAGGCCGGATAAACGCTCGAGCCTCCTGTTTCCTGATCAGGATGAATTAGATAAAGTCAAGAAAAACTTCGATAACGTGCTTCCGCATCTGGCTAAAGCTGCTGTCGATGAAGGCAAGGTGAATCGGAGTATCATTGATGACGTGAATGGACAGATTGACGATCCTGCCAAGAAACTAGATTTGACGCAACTGCCGATGATCGACAGTACGGCGGGGCTAGACCCGGAGATTGAGCGGATAAAGCAGGGAGAAAGGTCCAATGCTTCAGCCTCCGCATTTTTCGAACGCAACCAGATGGAACAAAACAGGCAGAGCCTCTCCCGTATTTCGGCGCAGCTTGAGAGAGACATGAACCGGCTGGCGGAAGCCAATCAACAGGCGGAGGATGCAGCGAATCAGAGAGCATCGGAAGCTTTAATGAGTGCAATGACGCCCTCAGAGCGGCAGGAATTCCTAGAGAATCAGATGAAAAACGAGGAGCAGATAAATCCAACAGCGCCAATGGGTGGAGGCGGTTCATCGGGCGGCGGAGGATCTGTTGAAGATGAACCCCACCCAGTAAAGCCTGTCGTATCGGTTAAGCAGAATGGCCTACCCGTGAACGGCAGTGTAAATGTGGATTTGGAGATGCAGCACTTTAAGGAGACCGAGCCGTTCTACGCTGTGGAGGCCCACCTCGTGTACAATCGGGGTGAATTGAACTACGTGCAGACCACGAAATTTAATAATGCAGCAGGTACCGTGTTTCAGAACCGACAGGCTGCAGAAACAGTGACCCAGCACAGCGGCGAAACGCAGAAAGAGCTGATTTACGCGGCATCGCAATATGAAAACTCGCCTAACAGTGTAGATAATATTAAATTGGACGGAAACGGGCTGTTGGCACGCATTCCGCTTCAGGTGATGAACTTGGCCGGCAATACGGCCAAAGTAGAGCTGGCCTATGTGAAAGTCGTCAATAAAGAGGGTCATACGGTTTATGAGATGACAGCCCCGTATTCGATCACAATTACAACGAAGTAA
- a CDS encoding adenylate/guanylate cyclase domain-containing protein — protein MRNRMSRPGVIALGNGFIIFLCVLLLTTGALQVLSHQLYDFNMRQTMSQAPHEDIIVIGIDDQSIKEVGPYPWDRSIYAELISQLEEGGAKVIAFDIGLYTDSNNSESDKALAEELAKHQNIIIPSHANVEGEFQRTTMVKAGELIMAQSVMDPIPMFSRSVNRAHINATLDNDGVVRSNWLQIDTPQGVYPTLSLAIAQMGGYDVSRFLNLPAMDGRPQSEMLIRWDGKENDFETIPFIHVISGMVPPETFQDRLVLVGYTAPGSDQGITPVEKHMHLVYAHANTLNQILTGQVITPVNKAFGIVLAFLSMLLLGIITWKLKAIAGVILAFGAILVLFGGQFALFAFSSQYLDIMAAVACGIITYLGNLAMKTYFETKQKNYITKQFGRYISPDLVKSIASSEQEIQLGGISKELTVLFLDVRGFTPLSEELKPEEVVDFLNMMFNLITERALHNHGTIDKFIGDAAMILYNAPLDVPDHPYYAVKTAYEIQKGMEKVRADVLGKYGVTISVGIGINTGNVVVGNIGSYLRVDYTAIGDNVNTAARIESNTEPNQILVSEATYELTKEYFEYSFAGEKWMKGKSVPLKLFEVLGVKGAPVSAKDKSYSVS, from the coding sequence ATGAGAAATAGAATGAGTAGACCGGGCGTTATCGCATTGGGGAACGGTTTCATCATATTTCTATGTGTTTTGCTGTTGACGACCGGCGCACTTCAGGTGTTATCCCACCAATTATATGATTTTAATATGAGGCAAACGATGTCGCAAGCGCCTCACGAAGACATTATCGTCATCGGCATCGATGACCAGTCGATTAAGGAAGTGGGTCCTTATCCTTGGGATCGAAGCATATATGCTGAGCTGATTTCGCAGCTGGAAGAAGGGGGCGCGAAGGTCATTGCCTTTGATATCGGGCTGTATACTGACAGCAATAACTCGGAAAGTGATAAGGCGCTTGCCGAAGAGCTCGCGAAGCATCAAAATATCATCATTCCTTCCCATGCCAATGTGGAAGGTGAGTTTCAACGAACCACTATGGTGAAAGCGGGCGAGCTGATCATGGCGCAGTCCGTGATGGATCCGATCCCGATGTTCAGCCGTTCGGTGAACAGAGCCCATATCAACGCGACGCTGGACAATGATGGCGTAGTCCGCTCTAATTGGCTTCAAATCGATACTCCTCAGGGCGTTTATCCGACCTTGAGTCTTGCTATTGCACAGATGGGCGGTTATGATGTGAGCCGTTTTCTGAATCTGCCTGCGATGGACGGTCGACCCCAATCCGAAATGCTGATCCGTTGGGACGGGAAAGAGAACGATTTTGAAACGATTCCATTCATTCATGTGATTAGTGGTATGGTTCCTCCAGAAACGTTCCAGGACCGATTGGTGCTGGTGGGCTACACCGCCCCGGGCTCTGATCAAGGGATAACGCCCGTAGAGAAGCACATGCATCTGGTTTACGCGCATGCGAATACCTTGAACCAAATCTTGACCGGCCAAGTGATTACTCCCGTGAATAAGGCTTTCGGGATCGTGCTGGCATTCCTGAGTATGCTGCTGCTTGGGATAATCACTTGGAAGCTGAAGGCCATTGCTGGAGTCATTCTAGCATTCGGTGCGATCCTTGTGCTGTTCGGCGGCCAATTTGCGTTATTTGCTTTCAGCTCACAATATTTGGATATTATGGCTGCAGTGGCGTGCGGCATTATTACATACTTGGGCAATCTGGCGATGAAAACGTATTTTGAGACGAAGCAAAAAAATTATATCACCAAACAATTCGGCCGCTATATCTCACCTGATCTGGTTAAGTCCATCGCGAGCAGCGAGCAGGAGATTCAGCTTGGGGGCATTAGTAAAGAGCTTACCGTCTTGTTCTTGGATGTTCGCGGATTTACACCGCTCTCCGAGGAGCTGAAGCCGGAGGAAGTGGTCGATTTTCTCAATATGATGTTTAATCTGATCACCGAACGTGCGCTGCACAACCATGGAACGATCGACAAATTTATCGGCGATGCCGCAATGATCTTGTATAATGCGCCGCTCGACGTACCGGACCACCCGTATTACGCGGTCAAAACGGCCTATGAAATTCAAAAAGGGATGGAGAAGGTTAGGGCGGATGTGCTTGGAAAATACGGCGTGACCATCAGTGTGGGCATAGGCATCAACACCGGTAACGTCGTTGTCGGCAACATTGGTTCTTATCTCCGCGTGGATTATACGGCGATCGGGGATAACGTGAACACGGCGGCACGAATCGAATCCAATACGGAGCCGAACCAGATTTTGGTCTCTGAAGCAACGTATGAGCTAACCAAAGAATACTTTGAATACAGCTTTGCCGGAGAAAAATGGATGAAGGGCAAAAGCGTTCCCTTAAAGCTCTTTGAAGTTCTAGGCGTTAAGGGAGCCCCGGTATCCGCGAAGGACAAGAGTTATTCGGTTTCATGA
- a CDS encoding ferredoxin has translation MAKYTWVEKDTCIACGACGATAPDIYDYDDEGLAEVIYDNDSNKGVTEIPEDLYDDLQDAQDGCPTDSIKVADAPFNK, from the coding sequence ATGGCTAAATACACATGGGTAGAGAAAGACACCTGTATCGCCTGCGGCGCTTGCGGCGCTACAGCACCTGACATTTACGATTACGACGATGAAGGTCTTGCTGAAGTAATCTATGACAACGACAGCAACAAAGGCGTAACGGAAATTCCGGAAGATCTGTATGATGATCTGCAGGATGCACAAGACGGTTGCCCTACGGATTCCATTAAAGTGGCAGACGCTCCTTTCAATAAGTAA
- the mobB gene encoding molybdopterin-guanine dinucleotide biosynthesis protein B, translating into MKTKVIGFTGYANSGKTTLIRRLTEHYEASGVKVAIIKHDGHGHYKEVSDTDSAQFIESGASASIVISPDAVRTYEKRMLSLSQVIEGLQERFHLIMVEGFKRESHAKIAVFRTEEQAEIVRSLAEPPIAWVTADIRLASGVVPDVPVFHPDDIESIASFIENL; encoded by the coding sequence ATGAAGACGAAGGTGATCGGATTCACCGGTTACGCGAACAGCGGCAAAACGACATTGATTCGGCGATTGACGGAGCATTATGAAGCCAGCGGAGTGAAGGTAGCTATTATAAAACACGATGGACATGGACACTATAAAGAGGTGTCAGATACCGATTCCGCGCAATTTATAGAATCCGGCGCCTCGGCTTCGATTGTTATTTCACCGGATGCTGTCAGGACATATGAGAAACGAATGCTATCGTTATCCCAAGTGATCGAGGGTCTTCAGGAAAGGTTTCACCTTATTATGGTAGAAGGGTTCAAGCGTGAGTCACATGCGAAGATTGCCGTCTTCCGCACGGAGGAACAAGCGGAAATTGTTCGTTCTTTAGCTGAACCGCCTATCGCTTGGGTTACTGCTGACATCCGTCTAGCCTCAGGCGTCGTTCCGGATGTGCCTGTGTTCCATCCGGATGATATCGAGTCGATCGCCAGTTTTATTGAAAACCTATAA
- a CDS encoding DNA polymerase IV, which produces MPDKKPGSGDSYPVNGRVILHIDMNAFYCSVHEAVEPDKYKNKPLAVAGSVELRKGIIVTCSYQARSKGVKTGMLVGQALKLCPELVLIRPDFDLYRSFSRRFMKIAYEYSPLVEGMSIDECYVDITGSKALGTPLEIASAIQERILLELHLPCSVGVAPNRLLAKMASDMKKPNGISVLRKRDVPAMLWPHPCSYLYGIGKKTADKLKRLQIHTLGQLAHADAELLTKHFGVLGVVLKRGANGEDDSTVNPEREQSKSIGHTTTLPVNYTDRTDIQRVFLNLADQVGRRLRKQGLLAETVQITIRDPDMKTITRAAKLDGPTENASDFYRHACRLFDVHWKAGEPVRLLGITLQSLTSKQEASVQLDLFSYQKQPAKEKLNQTLDALRDKFGEGAVLTAGMLGDDPSTLIRNGKIRGTSLQMDHLRLKGLEEEE; this is translated from the coding sequence ATGCCGGACAAGAAGCCGGGAAGCGGTGATAGTTATCCCGTGAACGGTAGAGTCATACTCCATATCGATATGAATGCATTTTACTGCTCCGTACATGAAGCCGTGGAACCCGATAAATATAAGAACAAGCCGCTGGCCGTCGCCGGCAGCGTAGAGCTGCGCAAGGGGATCATCGTCACTTGTTCTTACCAAGCCCGCAGTAAAGGGGTAAAGACAGGGATGCTGGTCGGGCAAGCGTTAAAGCTTTGTCCCGAGCTGGTTTTGATCCGTCCGGATTTTGACCTGTATCGCAGTTTCTCCAGAAGGTTTATGAAAATCGCTTATGAATATTCTCCGTTGGTCGAAGGGATGTCGATTGACGAATGCTACGTGGATATTACGGGCTCCAAAGCCTTGGGAACGCCACTGGAGATTGCTTCTGCAATTCAAGAGCGAATCCTCTTAGAGCTGCACCTTCCCTGTTCGGTCGGTGTGGCGCCGAACAGGCTGCTGGCCAAGATGGCTTCGGATATGAAAAAGCCGAACGGGATTTCCGTGCTGCGCAAAAGAGACGTGCCGGCTATGCTGTGGCCGCACCCGTGCTCTTACTTATATGGGATCGGAAAGAAAACCGCGGATAAGCTCAAAAGGCTGCAAATTCATACGTTGGGGCAGCTGGCGCATGCAGATGCGGAGCTTCTCACGAAGCATTTTGGCGTGCTGGGGGTTGTTCTGAAGCGTGGCGCGAACGGGGAAGACGATTCTACTGTCAATCCGGAACGGGAACAAAGCAAGTCGATCGGACACACAACGACGCTGCCTGTCAATTATACGGATCGTACGGACATACAGCGGGTATTTCTTAATTTGGCCGATCAGGTGGGGAGGAGGCTCCGAAAGCAAGGACTGCTGGCCGAAACGGTACAAATTACGATCCGGGATCCCGATATGAAAACGATCACCCGAGCAGCGAAGCTGGATGGGCCGACGGAAAATGCCTCGGATTTTTACCGACATGCCTGCAGGCTGTTTGACGTTCATTGGAAGGCGGGGGAACCGGTCAGACTTCTAGGGATTACGCTGCAAAGCTTGACTTCCAAACAGGAAGCCTCGGTTCAGCTGGATTTGTTCAGCTACCAGAAGCAACCTGCAAAAGAGAAGCTGAATCAAACGCTCGATGCGCTGCGCGACAAATTCGGGGAAGGTGCGGTGCTTACCGCGGGGATGCTTGGAGACGATCCTTCGACATTAATCCGGAATGGGAAAATCCGCGGCACCTCTCTGCAAATGGATCACCTTAGACTAAAGGGTTTGGAGGAAGAGGAATGA